In Lolium rigidum isolate FL_2022 chromosome 7, APGP_CSIRO_Lrig_0.1, whole genome shotgun sequence, the DNA window GTATCTATTATAAAATGCATTGTAAATGTATTCTAAAAtgttaaaaatttgaaaaacaaatCTATAGATGTATATCCGGGCATGCTATGGAGGCACATAAAATTTTGAAAgaataaaatattttttatgGTTCGTATAAAAAAGATCAAAACAAATCTCTTGCGAAGCTATTATGAAGaactaaaaaatataaaaatgtaCTTTTTAAGCAGGTGTAAAAAAATTGTAATTTTTCCATGAGACTTTATGTGTGGATATAGAGTTTCCGATGTATAACTAATTGTTTATTCATATTATTTTAATATAttgaaatattttttaaaatagtggatgcatctacacctatgagctaAAATGCATTTCCATGACTTATATTTATAGTAGTACTTCCTTAGAACTCCGCTTTCGGCATTCACTTGACCAGGAGGGCCTGCGACAGTGGCGAGAGCTGGAGGATTTGATGGCCATGGTGTCTATTCGTGCAGGGCGAAACAAGGTGTCTTGGCACCTAGAACAATCTAGTATATTCGGTAAAATCCATGTATGCCAAGCTTTCCTAGGGCACGACGGTGACTCACTTCAAGGATATGTGGCAAGCGAAGGTCCCTTTAAAAATCACGATCTTTTCCCGGCAACTTGCCCTCGACAAACTACCATCAGGCCAACATATTGCGATTCGTCATGACCCATCTAATGGACTTTGTGCGCTCTGCGGTTCCTTGGAGGATGCCAATCATATTTTCTTCTCTTGCTCTCTACCTTCGTTTTCTTGTCAGTCCTTCCACGGCTGGTAGGGTGCAACTGGCGACCTGCCAACTTTACTCAATTTAACGCCATTTTGTCGAGTTTCGTGGGGTATGCGCGAAGGTTGCTTTGGGTGCTTTTTCTGGCTCAATCATGTGCACTTCGGAACACGCGCAACAAACTTGCTATTGAAAAAACTCTCTCTAACCCAGCTGACATTATTTACAAAACCATTATCTTTTTGCAGCTGCGGAGCCTAACttcaaatcaagagaaaaggaGGGCTTAAGCTGGATGGCACGCGAGCTAAGGAAGTTGTACGTGGTGCTGAAGCCAACAACAACCTGAAGAAGAAGCCAATGATGTTGCTGTTGCTTGTTGCTTTTGTGTGCTGTTTTCAGTGTTCCTGTGGGGAGCCGACCCTATGTTTCTGTTAAACTCTGTTCTATCCCTAGTTTGGCCAAGCTACATGCCCAGCAGTGTGTAATCATACTCTAACCGTatggttttattaatttaaagtcggacaatgtttatctaaaaaaaataacGATCAGATTTGCCTGTTATGCGCACTTCCATCTGCGTCAAAGTCCTTGATTAGGTACCGCAACATGAGCAAGCAATTATTACGAAAATCTTTTTGCCATGCTCTCTTCAGACCAGTATAGCATGCCCGTACTTAATTTAAGAAAATAATTTGACCATTGCTTTGATCAGTAAAATATAAATTCTATGTCACCAAAATAATATAACTGGAAACCTGTTTGAATATGAATCTAACAGTATAGCTTTTGTTGACACATTACATATTTTGTTAACTAAATTAATGGTTAAAATTTATATTAAACTATGTGCACGTCTGTTAAACTGCAACGAAGGAGATTTTGTCAGTTTTAATTGGCTTGCCAACACGTACTATAACAAGAAGCCGAGGTTGTATTGTACTAGTTTTTATAGGTTAATTGGtgctttatcattaaaaatataacATCACGGAAATATGAGATCATACACCCAATCTCCCCAAAGCTGTTTTTTTTTCTAAGGCCAAAAACAACTGGAGTAAGTACTAGTTAGCTTGAAACTATGATTTCACTGGAATTGTTATCGTATTATCACGTGCGATATACAAATACTCACCATCATTCCTCCGTAAGAAACTAATGCTGGCACTATCCTGCTACCGGGACCAAAAATGCTTCCAGGACGTATGCAACAAGTGAGAAGCTCATCTGGGACATTGGCCCGCATCACTAGCTTTTCCGCTTCTGCCTTCGTTTCAGTGTACGCATCGTGAAACTAGAGAAACCACTTTGTTAGCACTAGAACAAATTAACTGCGCGAGTAAGGTAATTGTTCAAATAATTCATttgcaaaaaagaagaaagaataaTGAAGTTTTATATGCGGGGCAACCTTATCTGGGTATGGCGTGGATTCATCTACACCAAAGAGGCCATGAACTCCGTCGAATACAACCCCACTAGTACTAGTGTATATTAGCGCTTTAACCTTGCATGTCTGACAAGCCTGGATAACATTCTTTGTCCCTTCACGAGCTCAAGGAAAAACAACTTATGATACTGGCAGACCCTCCAAAGCAAGGTGAAACATTATTTCAGAATACTTACCCTCGACGTTGACCTTGTAATGAAGTTGGAAGTCGTTGTTGGTAGGATCGGGGGCAGCGGTGTGGAAAACTGTATCAACCCCTTCAAAAGCTGCAGAGCACATGTGATGGAGTTCAAGAAATATCTGTTACAGGCTTCGGAAGCTTACTGATACAGGCTTTCGATCAAGATCTTGTCGTTTTATTTGTAAGTAGATATATCTATGTGAGTAACTATCAAGATTGAGCTCTGAAGTAAAATCATCAAATTAATAACTCGAATCCTATAGTTGCATGTATTGGCATCCAAACAAATTAAAGAGTTGTGCCGACTGTTGGACTGATTACCTAATAAGTGCCTTCTTCCTAGGATAGAGAAGCATATGACTATACCTTTTGTGAGCTGGTCTAGTTTGCAGACGTCGGCGGAGATGTAGGTGGCGCGACCGTCCCGGAGGGCGGCACCGAGGAGCCCATCATTCTCGTAGGATTGCAAGGTGGCGTCGGAGCCGACGTCGGTGATCCGTACGCGCCAACCTCCGGAGCTGAGCAACGCCATCACGAGGTGCCTCGCCATGAATCCCCGTCCGCCCGTCACCGCGCACCACCGTACTTCCGAGCTGCCCAACGAAGGATCCATTAGGCTAGGTAGTACTACTGGTTTAAAGTTCACTATTAGTGCCACCGTCAACTACTTGCTTGCGAGTAGTAGTATATGGACTTCCTAGTATATATAGGCTTTTGGCTAactatcatttttttttcttatgaGATTACCCATGATAGATTCATGTCTACACTGATGTGATTCTTTCCAGCCGTTGGACACGTCAATGCTCGGCAAAACTGCCTTATCCACTTTATCGCAGTCTCGGCAAAAGATGGGCTATACCAGAAAATAGTATGTCCTAATTAAAGAAAATACTTGGCAAAGCGAACATCTCAAAGTTTGCATTGCGGTCATTTTTATTTTAAAAGAAAGAAGATATTATGTCCTAAAGATTCGCAAACCATCTATGCAATTAGAAAGACACATTAAATGCTAAACCGAGATCAAATAAAGTGTCAGATGAGATATCTTCTTATATAGTGTACAGATTCGAATCCCAAGCCTGATAAGGCATTTCAGCCGTTAATGAGAGTCAATCCGGTGGTCTAGAATGAAGGGATTCGCATCTACATTAACTTTAGTTTTCTACTAGATTTTTTTCACTGCGACGTATTGTGCTTACCCCAATGCTCCATTATGAAGCTAGGGTGGTTTGGACTTGTAGAAGCAGTAAGAAGCTGGAAGAAGACCATTGATGTTATCTGTTTGTCATGTTCCCTAAAATAGCTTCACATATCTTCCATGGTACTTAACATTATGTCCCACAGAGAATAGACAAGAGtcgatgcattttttttttgataatgggcgctttattacttatagagaagcaattacacccgacctctgcatagctaggatgcacacagccgttcaaaaaGTCTCAAAAGTCTAGAGTGCTAAAAAAGGCGAATTACATATCAGACATGAGCAATTGTAAAACGCCTAAGGTGAAGGCAGAGGCCcgatccgtagattatgctgccacccatgtagggaaaaagtatccctcgccgtgtcctccaaccgtgtacagacctcaagTAAACAGGTCGCGGTTCTCCACCCTCTGCAGTGCAGACCAGGAACGGAGAGTagcggtacatctgtagataacctgcaagagagaacaatttttgtcattaaaaactttatcatttctacatagccatagcgaccatataatggAAAGCGTCCCCACCCTAATGAACGTTCTAAATCTGTGATCGATatcatgaagccaattaccaaagatattggccacactagtcgggggatacagatcagaagctacttggatgcatgaccatatagatctggcaAAGCAACATTGGAAGAACAAGTGCTTAATTGTCTCGTTGTGTTGACAAAAAACAAACTGCGTACTCCCATGCCAATTGCGTATGTCCGACTGTAATTGATGTATAATAACACTTGCTTGGCATGTACGTATTCTTAATCTGAG includes these proteins:
- the LOC124671193 gene encoding 3beta-hydroxysteroid-dehydrogenase/decarboxylase-like produces the protein MDPSLGSSEVRWCAVTGGRGFMARHLVMALLSSGGWRVRITDVGSDATLQSYENDGLLGAALRDGRATYISADVCKLDQLTKAFEGVDTVFHTAAPDPTNNDFQLHYKVNVEGTKNVIQACQTCKVKALIYTSTSGVVFDGVHGLFGVDESTPYPDKFHDAYTETKAEAEKLVMRANVPDELLTCCIRPGSIFGPGSRIVPALVSYGGMMKTKMIMGDGKNCDDFVYVENVVHGHVCAERALLTKEGAKINGGKSYFITNMEPVNMWDFLYMILEDLGYHSRFRLRIPSYLLMPITCLVDWSYKYILSRCGMRKPSVLTSTSIKYATLNRTFNCNNAAEQLGYKPIVSLKDGVKMTTKFYKEFKE